The nucleotide sequence GATAACAGATGTATCAAAGTGATACATCTGGGATTCATATATATCATTTTGATACATATGTTGAAATATGCTTCTACTTGAAACTTTGTTCTTTACATTTAATTAATTTGGGTCTTTTATGTTTCATATATTATGTTGACTTACATAAAACTTTATGGAATAATATTTTCAGATTAGGGAATCAACTAACTACATATACGGTGTGtatgaagaaggaagaaaatacaTTATTCGATTGGATAATAGAACATGCAACTGTGGTAGATTTCAGCTTGATGAGATACCATGCGCGCACGCTATTGTTGTTTTGAAAATCAAACATGTAAAGGAAATGAAGTCATACTGCTCAGATTACTACAAGAAGGAGATATTGGTGAAGACTTATGAAATGCCACTTTGTCCTATGCCTGATAAACGATACTGGCATGTACCACCGGAGGTGTTAGAAGATGTGGTTTTGCCTCCAAAATATAAGCGCCCACCAGGAAGACCCAAGAAAggtagaaaaaaaagaagtgaaaagttTTCATCAACATCAAATCGCTGTGGCAAGTGTGGGTATGAAGGCCACAACAGACGTACTTGCAACTACTTCCAAAAGAGATGTGACATTTTGTCTTTAAAGTTTAATCAGACATGTTTACTTAGTTCAAGgttttgaattcaataatttgagTGAATTACTCAAAAATTTGTTTCTTGATATATTTCCTTTACAGTTGGAAAAGACATGTATTTTTAAGATTATTGTTTATAATTCATTAGTACTATTGTCTTATCCAGATATGTTAAGAATTAATGAGGAAAGCTAGTGATTCATTTCCTAATTGAAATTATAAAGTGATACATACTACTGTTTAATCTCAACAGGTTAATTGTTGTTAcattttaatcatattattttcaattgatacatattaaaaaactTAATATTGTTATGTGATTCATATAAACCATTCGTGTAAAATTAATTGTTTCATATTAGAAAGTAAAATTAACATGTTAAATGGTGAGACATTTTCAACATTTTAGTTACAGTTTATTCAGTTCTAATGACTTTTAACTGGTGATTcattttaagaatataaatggttATTCCAGAAATTGGAGATTCAAATGATAACTGAATATAAATGGCGATAAAAGAATACAACTTAACATATTAAGTTGtatttggtgattcatataagtACATGTTAAGAATATAAAttgtgattcatatggtatttgttgatacatattcaaaaacatactccctctgtcccattttatgtgtcatcatttcctttttagtctatctcaaaaagaatgtcatgtttctttatttggtaaatatttaaaaacacaattacatttttacccttattgggcccacttaattaaaaaaaagatagcaacacatttttttgataaaggacaatttggtaaatattataaaGTCTTCcgttatttcttaaactccatgtccGATCAAATGacaacacataaaatgggacggagcgAGTAATATTTTTATGTAAGTCGTATAAAAGTTGTTGATTTAtattagaaattaaaataaacatgTTAATTGGTGATCCATCTGCAACATATTGGTTACAGTTTAANNNNNNNNNNNNNNNNNNNNNNNNNNNNNNNNNNNNNNNNNNNNNNNNNNNNNNNNNNNNNNNNNNNNNNNNNNNNNNNNNNNNNNNNNNNNNNNNNNNNNNNNNNNNNNNNNNNNNNNNNNNNNNNNNNNNNNNNNNNNNNNNNNNNNNNNNNNNNNNNNNNNNNNNNNNNNNNNNNNNNNNNNNNNNNNNNNNNNNNNNNNNNNNNNNNNNNNNNNNNNNNNNNNNNNNNNNNNNNNNNNNNNNNNNNNNNNNNNNNNNNNNNNNNNNNNNNNNNNNNNNNNNNNNNNNNNNNNNNNNNNNNNNNNNNNNNNNNNNNNNNNNNNNNNNNNNNNNNNNNNNNNNNNNNNNNNNNNNNNNNNNNNNNNNNNNNNNNNNNNNNNNNNNNNNNNNNNNNNNNNNNNNNNNNNNNNNNNNNNNNNNNNNNNNNNNNNNNNNNNNNNNNNNNNNNNNNNNNNNNNNNNNNNNNNNNNNNNNNNNNNNNNNNNNNNNNNNNNNNNNNNNNNNNNNNNNNNNNNNNNNNNNNNNNNNNNNNNNNNNNNNNNNNNNNNNNNNNNNNNNNNNNNNNNNNNNNNNNNNNNNNNNNNNNNNNNNNNNNNNNNNNNNNNNNNNNNNNNNNNNNNNNNNNNNNNNNNNNNNNNNNNNNNNNNNNNNNNNNNNNNNNNNNNNNNNNNNNNNNNNNNNNNNNNNNNNNNNNNNNNNNNNNNNNNNNNNNNNNNNNNNNNNNNNNNNNNNNNNNNNNNNNNNNNNNNNNNNNNNNNNNNNNNNNNNNNNNNNNNNNNNNNNNNNNNNNNNNNNNNNNNNNNNNNNNNNNNNNNNNNNNNNNNNNNNNNNNNNNNNNNNNNNNNNNNNNNNNNNNNNNNNNNNNNNNNNNNNNNNNNNNNNNNNNNNNNNNNNNNNNNNNNNNNNNNNNNNNNNNNNNNNNNNNNNNNNNNNNNNNNNNNNNNNNNNNNNNNNNNNNNNNNNNNNNNNNNNNNNNNNNNNNNNNNNNNNNNNNNNNNNNNNNNNNNNNNNNNNNNNNNNNNNNNNNNNNNNNNNNNNNNNNNNNNNNNNNNNNNNNNNNNNNNNNNNNNNNNNNNNNNNNNNNNNNNNNNNNNNNNNNNNNNNNNNNNNNNNNNNNNNNNNNNNNNNNNNNNNNNNNNNNNNNNNNNNNNNNNNNNNNNNNNNNNNNNNNNNNNNNNNNNNNNNNNNNNNNNNNNNNNNNNNNNNNNNNNNNNNNNNNNNNNNNNNNNNNNNNNNNNNNNNNNNNNNNNNNNNNNNNNNNNNNNNNNNNNNNNNNNNNNNNNNNNNNNNNNNNNNNNNNNNNNNNNNNNNNNNNNNNNNNNNNNNNNNNNNNNNNNNNNNNNNNNNNNNNNNNNNNNNNNNNNNNNNNNNNNNNNNNNNNNNNNNNNNNNNNNNNNNNNNNNNNNNNNNNNNNNNNNNNNNNNNNNNNNNNNNNNNNNNNNNNNNNNNNNNNNNNNNNNNNNNNNNNNNNNNNNNNNNNNNNNNNNNNNNNNNNNNNNNNNNNNNNNNNNNNNNNNNNNNNNNNNNNNNNNNNNNNNNNNNNNNNNNNNNNNNNNNNNNNNNNNNNNNNNNNNNNNNNNNNNNNNNNNNNNNNNNNNNNNNNNNNNNNNNNNNNNNNNNNNNNNNNNNNNNNNNNNNNNNNNNNNNNNNNNNNNNNNNNNNNNNNNNNNNNNNNNNNNNNNNNNNNNNNNNNNNNNNNNNNNNNNNNNNNNNNNNNNNNNNNNNNNNNNNNNNNNNNNNNNNNNNNNNNNNNNNNNNNNNNNNNNNNNNNNNNNNNNNNNNNNNNNNNNNNNNNNNNNNNNNNNNNNNNNNNNNNNNNNNNNNNNNNNNNNNNNNNNNNNNNNNNNNNNNNNNNNNNNNNNNNNNNNNNNNNNNNNNNNNNNNNNNNNNNNNNNNNNNNNNNNNNNNNNNNNNNNNNNNNNNNNNNNNNNNNNNNNNNNNNNNNNNNNNNNNNNNNNNNNNNNNNNNNNNNNNNNNNNNNNNNNNNNNNNNNNNNNNNNNNNNNNNNNNNNNNNNNNNNNNNNNNNNNNNNNNNNNNNNNNNNNNNNNNNNNNNNNNNNNNNNNNNNNNNNNNNNNNNNNNNNNNNNNNNNNNNNNNNNNNNNNNNNNNNNNNNNNNNNNNNNNNNNNNNNNNNNNNNNNNNNNNNNNNNNNNNNNNNNNNNNNNNNNNNNNNNNNNNNNNNNNNNNNNNNNNNNNNNNNNNNNNNNNNNNNNNNNNNNNNNNNNNNNNNNNNNNNNNNNNNNNNNNNNNNNNNNNNNNNNNNNNNNNNNNNNNNNNNNNNNNNNNNNNNNNNNNNNNNNNNNNNNNNNNNNNNNNNNNNNNNNNNNNNNNNNNNNNNNNNNNNNNNNNNNNNNNNNNNNNNNNNNNNNNNNNNNNNNNNNNNNNNNNNNNNNNNNNNNNNNNNNNNNNNNNNNNNNNNNNNNNNNNNNNNNNNNNNNNNNNNNNNNNNNNNNNNNNNNNNNNNNNNNNNNNNNNNNNNNNNNNNNNNNNNNNNNNNNNNNNNNNNNNNNNNNNNNNNNNNNNNNNNNNNNNNNNNNNNNNNNNNNNNNNNNNNNNNNNNNNNNNNNNNNNNNNNNNNNNNNNNNNNNNNNNNNNNNNNNNNNNNNNNNNNNNNNNNNNNNNNNNNNNNNNNNNNNNNNNNNNNNNNNNNNNNNNNNNNNNNNNNNNNNNNNNNNNNNNNNNNNNNNNNNNNNNNNNNNNNNNNNNNNNNNNNNNNNNNNNNNNNNNNNNNNNNNNNNNNNNNNNNNNNNNNNNNNNNNNNNNNNNNNNNNNNNNNNNNNNNNNNNNNNNNNNNNNNNNNNNNNNNNNNNNNNNNNNNNNNNNNNNNNNNNNNNNNNNNNNNNNNNNNNNNNNNNNNNNNNNNNNNNNNNNNNNNNNNNNNNNNNNNNNNNNNNNNNNNNNNNNNNNNNNNNNNNNNNNNNNNNNNNNNNNNNNNNNNNNNNNNNNNNNNNNNNNNNNNNNNNNNNNNNNNNNNNNNNNNNNNNNNNNNNNNNNNNATTTGTGATAGATTATGTAAGTTAAACTGCCCACAGAAGTACTAATACAATATTTGCTTCTAAGATAAAATGTTACACCAAAAAAACATAGTTTCATGATATATCTACAAATCCCCAaacattaaaaaatcaaaaaatcataattccacAAACATAAGAAACCAAATCCTTTTATCACACAATAAATGCTAGAGAACTAtggttcaacatcaattatcTCTGTATCCTCAGATTGAATGAAGGTGCGTTTAGACCTAGGCGGGTCTTAGTTGTTACTAACCTATCCAGTGCATGCCTTGTTCACACCATAGTCCCATAACAAGGATGCGTATCTTGTACGATGCTTTTTCGGATCAAACTCTGAGATGGTATCTGATGTCGTTCACTTAAAAATTCagcatatgttgcaacaaacaaGCCACAATccctgaaaaatagaaaaataggtaTTTTATGTGTTGCCATGAGCtcttaaaataatatattcaaaagaaTAAATGATACTTACAATGTTCCGCTTGATTGTTGCACAATTCCATCAACAATGTGAACATCAAATGCATGATGGTCCGACTTTTCCTTGTATGCGTCTAGAAGTAACCAGTCTGTGCgatcttttttctcaaaaaaattagaTATTGTCAAATAAGTAGACAACATTTCAGCAAGCTCCTTTATCTCATCAACATGACCTCTATGACCTTTCATCGAGTCGTACACACGAATGCATCTTTCCTTGAGTACTATGACTGCCAACACCTATTGAAATGACCTTTTACAATTTATCGGCACATACACCTCATCAATCAAATGCCATGACATACCAGCTGGAATGCATAGTCCTTGCATAATCTCACAAATTGATctctccaccgaagccactttcATTGAGTGAACGTTTTCAACAAGTGAGTTAAGATCAATCTCAGAATGACTTCGGTGATAATGAGTGTATGTATCATGGATGTAGTTCATGAACACGTAATTCACAGTGGTATATCCATATTCACTAGTTGTATCCAGTTTTGCTTTCTTTCTAAGATAGTAGAATACCACATCGATATGCTGTAATAAAAAACTATGATGTGTAAGAACTGGTGATTTATATAAGGCATACACAAACTTGAAATATTAATTactataaagaaaaatatagtaaACACAAACTTCTCATGAAACGTAGAGACAAGCTAAATCAGCCACAAATGTATCGAGTTGCACATCGATCATAATAGGATGGagcaaagaaattaaattttgcTCATAAAAATATGCAACAGAATgtagttcaaattatgaaactAACCCATGCTtccttattaaatttttaaattaaattcaagtTAGACAACATATGTATCATAGTGATACATATGATACCCAGATGTATCACTATGATACATCTGCTACCAGAAAAGCTGTATTCATTCTGTAAACATTAaatttttttgggtcatattgtaaaATCAGCTTgtgttttaataataaaaattaataaaaaggttaattgctatatatatttctttgaggcatacctcatcattccaacaatTACTTGATTGCGCCATGATAATAAAACCAACTTTTTTTCACCGGGTGTGctactacaaaatcaagactTGATTTTAGATCAGCGTATTTGGTCGTGAAGTACTCATCCCTTCCTTTCCTAAAATCAAATTATAATTCCTATAAGTATtgaaagtagtacatatatatgatattgtGAAAGATGATTCATCAATCTTACTTAGTAGCATGTGGATTGTACAGTCCAGCTGACATCCAAACAGAGAACTTAGAGAAGTGATCTTCAGCATATGGTCCGTTAATGCTGTGACCTTCAAACGgatatttcaactttttttacGACTGGAtgacttctttatcttttgaccCAGAATCAAACTCACTGACAAATGGTGGCTGATATACTCTTGATAGCTGCCTATTTCTCTTGGAAGGAAGCTTCCTGACATATTTCAGATTAGTCTTGCATATAGGGACCTGAGAAATAGCTACAATAGCGCTGTCGCTAATACAAATACATACGATTTTTACTGTCCTtatgatcaatatgtattttgtatttttgtaaactgtTGTTACAaagatataaatacatataaatatatatgccataaaatgtaatttaataaaaaaattgttattttttgtaatttaattttaaatatgctagtttatgtatttttttctaaaattattctGGGCCTCACAAAAAGCCCAATACTCTTTCCACCTCCGCCAATATCCCCAACTATCCCAACATTTGCGAAATCCCCTCTTTGCCGCAACTCCAATGGCTTTATCGTCTTTCGTACCGGCGTTATCTTCTCCGCCGCCACATACGGCGGCGATTTTAAACCACTCCGGTTTTCCGCCGCCACTCCCGCTTTATACGGCGACGATATTAAACCGCTCCGGCTCTCCGCCGGCGCCAACATCATCGTCTTCACCTTCCTGTAGTGTCCGGTTCACTTGCTCAATCTCTCCGACGACAAGAACTTTTGCTTTTATGAGACCGACGACTCTATCGTCGTCTTCTTCTAGACGGAGTTCGCAAATTGTTCGTATGGCGCCGGAAGAAGAGAAGATGACTCGTCGTTCTCCGCTCGATTTTCCTATCGTAAGCTTGCGAAAACTCCattttttatttaagttttattgGAGCTGCGCTTTTCTGTTAGCTATTATGAACATGCAGCTTAAGTTTTTGCTAAGAGTAGAATCTATTAGTATGTAGAAATTAGAGAGAGATAGTTTTTGGTTGGTTAAGTGTGAGcttttttgttgctatttggtTGAATTAAATTGTGCTAATGCACTCAAATGCCAAATCCGTTCAGAAAATAGCAAAGGAAATTGCAATTTGATCTGTGATAAAGTTTAAATCTATGATTAAGAGATGAAGCTTATAGGTTTAATCTAGATACAGTTGTTGATTATTTAGGTGGGAATGATTGTTGCTGTTTGGATGAATTGAATTGTGCATTTACACACACTCAGGGTGTTGCCTAGTGGTTAATGTAGAAAGTTGAGCATCATGAGGTTTCACGTTCAAATTTCAACAGAGACGAAACACTCGGTGAAATTTTTCTACTTATTCTAGTCTTGGTAGACAGAGTCACATGGTACCAGTTATTGGTAGGAGGTGACAGTATTTCGTgtaattagtcgaggtgcacgcaAGCTGGCTTGGATGGTTATAAAAAAATTGTGCATCTCAAAAATATCAAGCTACCGATTTTGGTTTAATATGGTCAAAAAGAGTGTCATTTCTGAAATTGTATCCAAAGTGGTGTAAAATTCACACCAACCCGAACTCCCTATGCTCATAAATAAAGTTAGCCCCTTTGATTGGTCAGAGTGGTTCTTTTAGCAGTCTCAGGCAGTCCACCATTTTGGCCGGTTGAAACAACCTAGAGGAAAGGTTGTCAGCCTACATAACCAACTTTTGATGCCAAGAAAGTTTTAAGTATTGGTTGAGCCTCTCCTCTTTCCCACTTCAAGTTCCGGTACGTGAAATGATATCCAATGATTAATGTTTTAGTTGTCTGGTGGAGAGATTACTCCTACCCActacaccccccccccccccccaaaacccAACAAGGACCCTCATTGTGTTTGTTCAAGTTTCCCTTTTAGTAGTCAAAAGTGCTACCAAGAGAAGTAcgacaaaatataaaaaataaaagagaagaactTCGGTAGCATCCTCCCATTCTATGCCTCTTCTATATTCTCACCGATATATGGCTCTCCCGAGTTCACACCTCTAGCCCTTTACCAGGTAACCTTGATTACCCGTCTTGTCACACGTCATGGCCTATTTTCCTCACCCTCATCTGGTTCCCTTCCCTTCCTCTCTGCAATGCAAAATGGATCTTTTCCCTCATCCATGCAGCTGGTTCCCTATCTCTCTACTGGACGCACCACTCCAAAGGAGGAGATGATAGAAAGGAGGGGCCAGGGTAGCCACTAGCTGTCAGGCTAGGGTGGCGGGAAGGGGGAGTAGTAGATGTATGTGTTGCAATTTTCCTTATTTGCTTCCATAGGCTACTCAATGAGGTTTGATGCTCAATTTGTCAACCACTGGCCTTTGTTCAGCCCTTCCCGTAGTTGCAGGTACAACTCTTTCATGGATATTGCAGCAGCATGTAGAGGAGAACCCTCCCTCTCCCTTTACCTGGTGCTGTAAGTGGGTGCAATGACATCTCTCCGTAGCGTATTAAGAGGTGTACCGTCTCTTCCAACTAGCTAATCTTGGTCTGCCAGGGATCTGGTACCAAAGATACAGAGATGCAATACAATTTTGATCCTTTCATTTAGTGTTAATTTCTTGGAGCTT is from Capsicum annuum cultivar UCD-10X-F1 chromosome 5, UCD10Xv1.1, whole genome shotgun sequence and encodes:
- the LOC124898443 gene encoding uncharacterized protein LOC124898443, producing the protein MTDEFFAMAKTYKLDDFDVLMCKVGNIDNRVKAYLENIGFEKWSRVHALINRGRMMTFNIADYINSRLVEAREFPILDFLEQIRESTNYIYGVYEEGRKYIIRLDNRTCNCGRFQLDEIPCAHAIVVLKIKHVKEMKSYCSDYYKKEILVKTYEMPLCPMPDKRYWHVPPEVLEDVVLPPKYKRPPGRPKKGRKKRSEKFSSTSNRCGKCGYEGHNRRTCNYFQKRCDILSLKFNQTCLLSSRF
- the LOC107870420 gene encoding coiled-coil domain-containing protein 9, with product MALSSFVPALSSPPPHTAAILNHSGFPPPLPLYTATILNRSGSPPAPTSSSSPSCSVRFTCSISPTTRTFAFMRPTTLSSSSSRRSSQIVRMAPEEEKMTRRSPLDFPIEWERPKPGRRPDIFPQFSPMKTPLPPPMPGDPPEEEDEEEEEKKEEDPEKKEEEEEEPEKEEPEKPEA